A window from Nocardioides mesophilus encodes these proteins:
- a CDS encoding helix-turn-helix domain-containing protein encodes MAKFGVGKTVGTLGDYLREQRLSAQLSLRQLAEQTGVSNPYLSQIERGLRRPSAEVLQQLAKALRISAETLYVRAGILDPDDGEVRSVELAILADTGLTERQKQSLLDVYQSFRAANPHHEEESDD; translated from the coding sequence ATGGCGAAGTTCGGAGTCGGCAAGACCGTCGGCACGTTGGGTGACTACCTCAGGGAGCAGCGCCTGTCCGCGCAGCTCTCCCTGCGGCAGCTCGCCGAGCAGACCGGCGTCTCGAACCCGTACCTCAGCCAGATCGAACGCGGCCTGCGCCGGCCGTCCGCCGAGGTGCTGCAACAGCTCGCCAAGGCACTGCGGATCTCTGCCGAGACGCTCTACGTCCGGGCCGGGATCCTCGACCCGGACGACGGCGAGGTCCGGTCGGTCGAGCTGGCGATCCTCGCCGACACAGGCCTGACCGAACGACAGAAGCAGTCCCTGCTCGACGTCTACCAGTCGTTCCGGGCAGCCAACCCCCACCATGAGGAGGAGTCAGATGACTGA
- a CDS encoding DUF4012 domain-containing protein: MLVGVVAVVLVLFTGWQALQAKEALADVADDFTELSEQLTAGDSAAARETLADAQADADRARSKTDGPGWWLTSRIPGVGPNVVAVRTVADVTDELATGVLPGVVEATETLKPANLRPRGRRIDLEPLTAVAPQVVASDERLQTQVDRVRGLDVEELAPQLAAPVRLLQDKLQEAASLSKRASLAVRLLPPMLGAEGRRDYLMLFQNNAEVRATGGIPGAFAVVTADHGRITLGKQGDAATIGRFEEPPIPLTGDEVQLFGENLGRYPQDVNFTPDFPRSAQLIRAMWNERHGLQVDGVLSTDPVALSYLLRGTGPVPLAGGRTLTADNAVSLLLSDVYAEIKDPTRQNIFFASVARNVFEAVTSGQGEPQAVLDALAQGGDERRLLVWSSHPEEQALLGPTRLGGVLATEPQDFPRVGVFLNDGTGAKMDYYLDYSADLRADRCVAGRQHLTVELSLRSLAPADASTLPDYVAESVAGAPRGTIRTTLLLYAPVGGWLESARLDGGDQQLAGLEHDGRALTRTTLDLAPGQRRSLTLELVSGRDQTGQPTLRVTPGARGPGVGTVTRSACS; the protein is encoded by the coding sequence GTGCTCGTCGGGGTCGTCGCCGTCGTGCTCGTCCTCTTCACCGGCTGGCAGGCGCTGCAGGCCAAGGAGGCTCTGGCGGACGTCGCCGACGACTTCACCGAGCTCTCCGAACAGCTGACCGCCGGCGACTCCGCGGCGGCCCGGGAGACCCTCGCCGACGCGCAGGCAGACGCCGACCGGGCCCGCTCGAAGACCGACGGCCCCGGCTGGTGGCTGACCAGCCGGATCCCCGGGGTCGGTCCGAACGTCGTCGCGGTCCGCACCGTCGCCGACGTCACCGACGAGCTCGCCACCGGCGTGCTGCCGGGCGTCGTGGAGGCGACCGAGACCCTCAAGCCGGCCAACCTCCGCCCCCGCGGCAGACGGATCGACCTCGAGCCGCTGACGGCGGTCGCGCCGCAGGTGGTCGCCTCGGACGAGCGGCTGCAGACCCAGGTGGACCGGGTGCGCGGGCTCGACGTCGAGGAGCTCGCCCCGCAGCTCGCCGCCCCGGTGCGGCTGCTGCAGGACAAGCTCCAGGAGGCTGCCAGCCTCTCCAAGCGCGCCTCGCTCGCCGTCCGGCTGCTGCCCCCGATGCTCGGCGCCGAGGGGCGCCGGGACTACCTGATGCTCTTCCAGAACAACGCGGAGGTCCGGGCCACCGGCGGCATCCCCGGCGCCTTCGCGGTCGTCACCGCCGACCACGGGAGGATCACCCTCGGCAAGCAGGGCGACGCCGCGACCATCGGCCGGTTCGAGGAGCCGCCGATCCCGCTGACCGGCGACGAGGTGCAGCTGTTCGGCGAGAACCTGGGGCGCTACCCCCAGGACGTCAACTTCACCCCGGACTTCCCCCGGTCCGCGCAGCTGATCCGCGCCATGTGGAACGAGCGGCACGGCCTCCAGGTCGACGGCGTGCTCTCCACCGACCCGGTCGCGCTGTCCTACCTGCTGCGTGGCACCGGCCCGGTCCCGCTGGCCGGCGGCCGGACGCTGACCGCCGACAACGCCGTCTCGCTGCTGCTCAGCGACGTCTACGCCGAGATCAAGGACCCGACGCGGCAGAACATCTTCTTCGCCAGCGTGGCGCGCAACGTCTTCGAGGCGGTCACCTCCGGCCAGGGCGAGCCGCAGGCGGTCCTCGACGCGCTGGCGCAGGGCGGCGACGAGCGCCGGCTGCTGGTGTGGTCCAGCCACCCCGAGGAGCAGGCGCTGCTCGGTCCGACCCGGCTCGGCGGCGTGCTGGCGACCGAGCCGCAGGACTTCCCGCGGGTCGGGGTGTTCCTCAACGACGGCACCGGCGCGAAGATGGACTACTACCTCGACTACTCCGCCGACCTGCGCGCCGACCGCTGCGTGGCCGGCCGGCAGCACCTCACCGTGGAGCTGTCGCTGCGCTCGTTGGCCCCGGCCGACGCGAGCACGCTGCCCGACTACGTCGCGGAGTCGGTGGCCGGCGCCCCGCGCGGCACGATCCGCACCACGCTGCTGCTCTACGCACCGGTCGGCGGCTGGCTGGAGTCGGCCCGTCTCGACGGCGGCGACCAGCAGCTGGCCGGGCTCGAGCACGACGGCCGGGCGCTGACCAGGACGACCCTCGACCTGGCACCGGGACAGCGGCGCAGCCTCACCCTGGAGCTGGTCTCCGGGCGCGACCAGACCGGTCAGCCGACGCTGCGGGTCACTCCGGGTGCCCGCGGACCGGGGGTCGGCACGGTGACCCGCTCCGCCTGCTCCTGA
- a CDS encoding asparaginase, which yields MTAPVPVAEIVRSGFVEGHHYGSVVALEADGSIAFSIGAVDTAVLPRSCNKPVQALAMLRAGLDLDGKLLALACASHSGEPFHLEGVREILAGAGLDESALQTPLDFPLDEVAKQEWLAAGRDRSSVAMNCSGKHSAMLATCVANGWDTATYLDPAHPLQVAIAATFAELTGEPVEAVAVDGCGAPLLSTSLVGLARAFRSLAVAETGPEARIAAAIRSYPEYTSGSRRDEAQLLRALPGSIGKAGAESCYVVALADGRAVALKTDDGAPRVRPVLMAAALSRLGVDDVPGADLEAVAATGRLDLLGGGRVVGSIRALF from the coding sequence ATGACTGCACCCGTGCCGGTGGCCGAGATCGTCCGCTCCGGCTTCGTCGAGGGCCACCACTACGGCTCGGTCGTCGCACTCGAGGCGGACGGCTCGATCGCCTTCTCGATCGGCGCCGTCGACACCGCGGTGCTGCCCCGCTCGTGCAACAAGCCGGTGCAGGCGCTCGCGATGCTGCGCGCCGGGCTCGACCTCGACGGCAAGCTGCTCGCGCTGGCCTGCGCGTCCCACTCCGGGGAGCCGTTCCACCTCGAGGGGGTCCGCGAGATCCTCGCCGGCGCCGGTCTGGACGAGTCGGCGCTGCAGACCCCGCTGGACTTCCCGCTCGACGAGGTCGCCAAGCAGGAGTGGCTCGCCGCCGGCCGCGACCGGTCCTCGGTCGCGATGAACTGCTCCGGCAAGCACTCCGCGATGCTCGCCACCTGCGTCGCCAACGGCTGGGACACCGCGACCTACCTCGACCCGGCGCACCCGCTGCAGGTGGCGATCGCCGCGACCTTCGCCGAGCTGACCGGCGAGCCGGTCGAGGCGGTCGCCGTGGACGGCTGCGGCGCGCCGCTGCTGTCCACCTCCCTGGTCGGCCTGGCCCGGGCGTTCCGGTCGCTGGCGGTCGCCGAGACCGGGCCGGAGGCGCGGATCGCGGCGGCGATCCGGTCCTACCCGGAGTACACCTCCGGCAGCCGCCGCGACGAGGCCCAGCTGCTGCGCGCGCTGCCCGGCTCGATCGGCAAGGCCGGCGCCGAGTCCTGCTACGTGGTGGCGCTGGCCGACGGCCGGGCGGTCGCGCTGAAGACCGACGACGGTGCTCCGCGGGTGCGCCCGGTGCTGATGGCCGCCGCCCTCTCGCGACTCGGCGTCGACGACGTACCCGGGGCGGACCTGGAGGCGGTGGCGGCCACCGGACGCCTCGACCTGCTCGGCGGCGGCCGGGTCGTCGGGAGCATCCGCGCGCTCTTCTGA
- the cysC gene encoding adenylyl-sulfate kinase has translation MSETPLPQHCPSPRELDDLELLTNGALAPLTGFEGPDGLVTLRVPAEVAAAAETAGGLELVDPEGVPLATVAVTTTYDVAGSGLRGIEGPVTPLAHNEFGAFRSVHLSPGQVRQRYGADVLTVPVAGALTGPDLERIREAAGDKPVLLLALTGHGTPDLSAPALVRATLAAAALLPDAHVAAVPLASRGPDQASADHELGQRVVAAYAPGAVLGVTGQGEPPAEVAAIVERDRPGPAEQGLVLFFTGLSGSGKSTLARALHDAILERGERTVTSLDGDVVRRNLSAGLTFSKEDRETNIRRIGWVAAEISRHGGVAICSPIAPFDSTRQQVRVMTEEAGGAFVLIHVATPLEECERRDRKGLYAKARAGIIPEFTGISSPYEEPEDAAVRVDTTGRSIEDALGDVLAWLDEAGYLMKDV, from the coding sequence GTGTCTGAGACGCCGCTCCCCCAGCACTGCCCGTCGCCGCGCGAGCTCGACGACCTCGAGCTGCTGACCAACGGGGCGCTCGCGCCGCTGACCGGCTTCGAGGGGCCCGACGGGCTGGTGACCCTGCGGGTTCCCGCCGAGGTCGCCGCCGCCGCGGAGACCGCGGGCGGCCTGGAGCTGGTCGACCCCGAAGGCGTCCCGCTCGCCACAGTGGCCGTGACGACGACGTACGACGTGGCCGGGAGCGGCCTGCGGGGGATCGAGGGGCCGGTGACCCCGCTGGCGCACAACGAGTTCGGCGCGTTCCGGTCGGTGCACCTCTCCCCCGGCCAGGTGCGCCAGCGGTACGGCGCCGATGTCCTCACCGTGCCGGTGGCCGGCGCGCTGACCGGGCCGGACCTGGAACGGATCCGCGAGGCTGCCGGCGACAAGCCTGTGCTGCTGCTCGCCCTCACCGGTCACGGCACCCCGGACCTCTCCGCGCCGGCGCTCGTGCGGGCCACCCTCGCGGCGGCGGCGCTGCTCCCGGACGCGCACGTGGCCGCCGTACCCCTGGCCAGCCGCGGTCCCGACCAGGCGAGCGCCGACCACGAGCTGGGCCAGCGGGTCGTCGCGGCCTACGCGCCCGGCGCGGTGCTCGGCGTCACCGGTCAGGGCGAGCCGCCCGCGGAGGTCGCCGCGATCGTCGAGCGGGACCGGCCCGGACCGGCCGAGCAGGGGCTGGTGCTGTTCTTCACCGGGCTGTCCGGCAGCGGCAAGTCGACACTGGCGCGGGCGCTGCACGACGCGATCCTGGAGCGCGGCGAGCGCACCGTGACCAGCCTGGACGGCGACGTCGTCCGGCGGAACCTGTCGGCCGGGCTGACCTTCTCCAAGGAGGACCGGGAGACCAACATCCGCCGGATCGGCTGGGTGGCGGCGGAGATCAGCCGGCACGGCGGCGTGGCGATCTGCTCGCCGATCGCGCCCTTCGACAGCACCCGGCAGCAGGTGCGGGTGATGACCGAGGAGGCCGGCGGCGCCTTCGTGCTGATCCACGTGGCGACGCCGCTGGAGGAGTGCGAGCGGCGCGACCGCAAGGGCCTCTACGCGAAGGCACGGGCCGGGATCATCCCGGAGTTCACGGGGATCTCCTCCCCCTACGAGGAGCCCGAGGACGCCGCGGTGCGCGTCGACACGACCGGTCGCAGCATCGAGGACGCGCTGGGCGACGTGCTCGCGTGGCTCGACGAGGCCGGCTACCTGATGAAGGACGTGTGA
- a CDS encoding sulfite exporter TauE/SafE family protein, which translates to MDELLTTAALSVLLVSFGVGIVVGLTGMGGGALMTPALIFLGVNPTVAVANDLVAASVNKSVGAAVHWRHGKPNLKLAGLLIVASVPTAFAGAFIIEAVGGGGEREQFLKTAIGCALLFTAATYALRMYVQLRFVTSGNIIPEDDPELRPIPTLLVGATGGLLVGITSVGSGSLIMVALLLLYPTLSALRLVGTDLVQAVPLVLSAAISHVLVSGVDWSVLIPLIAGGTPGTFLGARIANWVSQSVIRRGIVIVLTLTGLTMLGVPPEMVGIIGAGLLLLGPLVWGFIRQSRGLTAFDNNAAAWWHPNGSDTPPGPDGQGPGRGVDAPGEAPAGRVDPS; encoded by the coding sequence ATGGACGAGCTGCTCACCACCGCGGCGCTGTCGGTGCTGCTGGTCAGCTTCGGAGTCGGGATCGTGGTCGGGCTCACCGGCATGGGCGGCGGCGCGCTGATGACGCCGGCGCTGATCTTCCTCGGCGTGAACCCGACCGTCGCGGTCGCCAACGACCTGGTCGCGGCCAGCGTGAACAAGTCCGTCGGGGCGGCGGTGCACTGGCGGCACGGCAAGCCGAACCTGAAGCTGGCCGGGCTGCTCATCGTGGCCTCGGTGCCGACGGCGTTCGCCGGGGCGTTCATCATCGAGGCGGTCGGCGGGGGCGGCGAGCGGGAGCAGTTCCTCAAGACTGCGATCGGCTGCGCGCTGCTGTTCACCGCGGCGACGTACGCCCTGCGGATGTATGTCCAGCTCCGGTTCGTGACCTCCGGCAACATCATCCCCGAGGACGACCCGGAGCTGCGGCCGATCCCGACGCTGCTGGTCGGGGCGACCGGCGGGCTGCTGGTCGGCATCACCAGCGTGGGCTCAGGGTCGCTGATCATGGTCGCCCTGCTGCTGCTGTACCCGACGCTGAGCGCGCTCCGGCTGGTCGGCACCGACCTCGTCCAGGCGGTGCCGCTGGTGCTCTCCGCGGCGATCAGCCACGTGCTGGTCAGCGGCGTCGACTGGTCGGTGCTGATCCCGCTGATCGCCGGCGGTACGCCGGGCACGTTCCTCGGCGCCCGGATCGCGAACTGGGTCTCGCAGTCGGTCATCCGACGCGGCATCGTCATCGTCCTCACGCTCACCGGGCTGACGATGCTCGGCGTGCCGCCGGAGATGGTCGGCATCATCGGCGCCGGGCTGCTGCTGCTCGGCCCGCTGGTGTGGGGCTTCATCCGGCAGAGCCGCGGCCTCACCGCCTTCGACAACAACGCCGCCGCGTGGTGGCACCCGAACGGCAGCGACACCCCGCCTGGCCCGGACGGTCAGGGCCCGGGGCGCGGCGTGGACGCGCCCGGCGAGGCCCCCGCGGGCCGCGTCGACCCGTCCTGA
- a CDS encoding SRPBCC family protein, which yields MGTTRVSRHLAAPRSQVYAALIDPEAVARWKVPAGMTCVVHDFDAREGGEFRISLTYRSPERQGKTDAHTDSYRGRFVTLVPDERVVEVDAFETDDPALAGEMTITITLTEADGGTGLVALHEGLPSGVSLADNETGWRESLDRLAALVERA from the coding sequence ATGGGAACCACCCGGGTCAGCCGGCACCTGGCGGCTCCGCGGTCGCAGGTGTACGCCGCGCTGATCGATCCGGAGGCGGTCGCCCGGTGGAAGGTACCGGCGGGGATGACCTGCGTCGTGCACGACTTCGACGCCCGCGAGGGCGGCGAGTTCCGGATCTCGCTCACCTACCGCTCGCCGGAGCGGCAGGGGAAGACCGATGCGCACACCGACAGCTACCGCGGGCGCTTCGTGACGCTGGTGCCGGACGAACGGGTGGTCGAGGTCGACGCGTTCGAGACCGACGACCCCGCGCTGGCCGGCGAGATGACGATCACGATCACGCTGACCGAGGCGGACGGCGGCACCGGCCTGGTGGCGCTGCACGAGGGGCTGCCGAGCGGGGTCTCGCTCGCCGACAACGAGACCGGGTGGCGGGAGTCCCTGGACCGGCTCGCGGCGCTCGTCGAACGGGCCTGA
- a CDS encoding GlsB/YeaQ/YmgE family stress response membrane protein: MLFDIIGFLVFGLVVGALARLFKPGRQNIGLGMTLLLGVAGSIIGGLVASLIGTGDIFELNFIGAVVAIIAAVLLIGAVEGTSGRSSQHRV; this comes from the coding sequence ATGCTGTTCGACATCATCGGCTTTCTCGTCTTCGGCCTCGTCGTCGGGGCGCTGGCCCGGCTGTTCAAGCCCGGCCGCCAGAACATCGGCCTGGGGATGACCCTGCTGCTCGGCGTGGCGGGGTCCATCATCGGCGGTCTCGTCGCCAGCCTGATCGGGACCGGCGACATCTTCGAGCTGAACTTCATCGGCGCGGTCGTCGCGATCATCGCGGCCGTGCTGCTGATCGGTGCCGTGGAAGGCACCTCGGGGCGCAGCAGCCAGCACCGGGTCTGA
- a CDS encoding sugar transferase, whose protein sequence is MAVLELRGSIRAGVGLETYAAGARAADLCLMVLATAVAWSRWSSDPTARQMSGWVTGYLPWALPLVLAWFAVLQAADAYDTERVGDAAHELRAVVAGTGVVAAGAAILSFLTRSYASRATYAITFGLGIVLLLVSHLVVRRLLRSAHSRGLYMRPVVAVGARAPITTLVAELERSTSAGLQVVAACVPEEEAWDPIGNVRWVLPTSALHEVVADTGAQHVFLLSGAGESPRHIRRIAWSLEGTEAKLAVVPHLTDIARGRIRPRPVAGLPLIELDQPELSGLQAMLKRSLDLVLAALGLLLLSPLLVTVALLVRREDGGPALFRQVRVGREGRTFECLKFRSMVVDADRHLEALRSANEGHGVLFKLREDPRITRIGRVLRTYSLDEFPQLLNVLRGDMSLVGPRPPLPAEVSQYHPDMNRRLKVRPGMTGLWQVSGRSDLTAEESERLDLYYVDNWSISQDAVILWKTVRVVLTGSGAY, encoded by the coding sequence ATGGCTGTTCTCGAGCTGCGCGGATCGATCCGCGCCGGGGTGGGCCTGGAGACCTATGCCGCCGGCGCCCGTGCCGCCGACCTCTGCCTGATGGTGCTCGCCACCGCGGTCGCCTGGAGCCGGTGGTCGAGCGACCCGACGGCGCGGCAGATGTCGGGCTGGGTCACCGGCTACCTGCCCTGGGCGCTGCCGCTGGTGCTGGCCTGGTTCGCGGTGCTGCAGGCGGCCGACGCCTACGACACCGAGCGGGTCGGCGACGCCGCGCACGAGCTGCGCGCCGTGGTGGCCGGCACCGGCGTCGTCGCCGCGGGGGCGGCGATCCTCAGCTTCCTCACCCGTTCCTACGCCTCCCGGGCCACCTACGCGATCACCTTCGGCCTCGGGATCGTGCTGCTGCTCGTCTCCCACCTCGTCGTACGCCGGCTGCTGCGCTCGGCGCACAGCCGCGGGCTGTACATGCGCCCGGTCGTCGCCGTCGGGGCGCGGGCACCGATCACGACCCTCGTCGCCGAGCTCGAGCGGTCCACCTCGGCCGGGCTCCAGGTCGTCGCGGCCTGCGTGCCCGAGGAGGAGGCCTGGGACCCGATCGGCAACGTGCGCTGGGTGCTGCCGACCTCGGCGCTGCACGAGGTGGTCGCGGACACCGGCGCGCAGCACGTGTTCCTGCTCTCCGGCGCGGGGGAGTCGCCGCGCCACATCAGGCGGATCGCCTGGTCGTTGGAGGGGACGGAGGCCAAGCTGGCCGTCGTACCCCACCTCACCGACATCGCCCGCGGCCGGATCCGGCCGCGACCGGTCGCCGGGCTGCCGCTGATCGAGCTCGACCAGCCGGAGCTGAGCGGGCTGCAGGCGATGTTGAAGCGTTCGCTGGACCTGGTGCTGGCCGCGCTCGGGCTGCTGCTGCTCAGCCCGCTACTGGTCACGGTCGCGCTGCTGGTCCGGCGCGAGGATGGCGGGCCGGCACTGTTCCGGCAGGTCCGGGTCGGCCGCGAGGGCAGGACCTTCGAGTGCCTGAAGTTCCGCTCCATGGTGGTCGACGCGGACCGGCACCTGGAGGCGCTGCGCAGCGCCAACGAGGGCCACGGGGTGCTGTTCAAGCTGCGCGAGGACCCGCGGATCACCCGGATCGGGCGGGTGCTGCGGACGTACTCCCTCGACGAGTTCCCGCAGCTGCTCAACGTGCTGCGCGGCGACATGAGCCTCGTCGGGCCACGGCCGCCGCTGCCCGCGGAGGTCTCGCAGTACCACCCCGACATGAACCGGCGGCTCAAGGTGCGGCCCGGGATGACCGGGCTGTGGCAGGTCTCCGGGCGCTCGGACCTGACCGCCGAGGAGTCCGAGCGGCTCGACCTCTACTACGTCGACAACTGGTCGATCAGCCAGGACGCGGTGATCCTGTGGAAGACCGTGCGGGTGGTGCTCACCGGCAGCGGGGCCTACTGA
- a CDS encoding helix-turn-helix domain-containing protein: MEDRLPERLEALHRAPGAAPVQSGRLLASWQRSADYGVSVEGVDPVFVGAIDDESLFFECGNEVLSELHATLAAEPLAMMLTDSRGLVLNRFTADNELVRALDAVHLAPGFAFSEREAGTNGLGLALADRVPSLVHAAEHYSLGLGGFTCAAVPVLDPVSGRLEGSVNLTTRSESSSALLLALAQSAAGNTAALMLARARGRTPRRQPRGEVFRVLAPRHGPGSDSLADLGGSWRAALDEAARGLAAGQVVAAVGEDGSGRATLLSLAHRRNRPRDRILGAATPDPRDVDAWLSLWTPELGKPHTAVIVHDVDTLPVWAAQRLRELIDVERARLVAAGERLALTLTAQRLTDVPAPLASLVERVVPVPPLRDRPDDVLPLAAHAARRARGRDIDLTPAAARALRSARWPGNVAQLVAVVGEAAQRTDRIDLQHLPPSVISTSAHRLTRMESVERQELVRALSRPGATVTRAAQEVGMSRATMYRKMAQYDLRLPGGERRRA; the protein is encoded by the coding sequence ATGGAGGACCGGCTCCCCGAGCGCCTCGAGGCGCTCCACCGGGCACCCGGCGCGGCGCCGGTGCAGTCCGGCCGGCTGCTCGCGTCCTGGCAGCGCAGCGCCGACTACGGCGTCTCGGTCGAGGGGGTCGACCCGGTCTTCGTCGGCGCCATCGACGACGAGTCGCTGTTCTTCGAGTGCGGCAACGAGGTGCTCTCCGAGCTGCACGCCACGCTCGCCGCCGAGCCGCTGGCGATGATGCTGACCGACAGCCGCGGGCTGGTGCTCAACCGGTTCACCGCCGACAACGAGCTGGTCCGGGCGCTCGACGCCGTGCACCTCGCCCCCGGCTTCGCGTTCTCCGAGCGCGAGGCCGGCACCAACGGCCTCGGCCTCGCGCTCGCCGACCGGGTGCCGAGCCTGGTGCACGCCGCCGAGCACTACAGCCTCGGCCTCGGCGGCTTCACCTGCGCCGCCGTGCCGGTGCTCGACCCGGTGTCCGGCCGGCTCGAGGGCAGCGTCAACCTCACCACCCGCTCGGAGTCCTCGAGCGCGCTGCTGCTCGCCCTCGCGCAGTCCGCGGCCGGCAACACCGCCGCGCTGATGCTGGCCCGGGCGCGGGGCCGGACCCCGCGCCGGCAGCCCCGCGGCGAGGTGTTCCGGGTGCTCGCGCCCCGGCACGGTCCCGGCTCCGACTCGCTGGCCGACCTCGGCGGGTCGTGGCGGGCCGCGCTCGACGAGGCCGCCCGGGGGCTCGCCGCCGGCCAGGTGGTCGCCGCGGTCGGGGAGGACGGCTCCGGCCGGGCCACCCTGCTCTCGCTCGCGCACCGCCGCAACCGACCCCGCGACCGGATCCTCGGCGCCGCCACGCCGGACCCGCGCGACGTCGACGCCTGGCTGTCGCTGTGGACCCCGGAGCTCGGCAAGCCGCACACCGCGGTGATCGTCCACGACGTCGACACGCTGCCGGTGTGGGCGGCGCAGCGGCTGCGCGAGCTGATCGACGTCGAGCGGGCCCGGCTCGTCGCCGCCGGGGAGCGGCTCGCGCTGACCCTGACCGCCCAGCGGCTGACCGACGTCCCGGCGCCGCTGGCCTCCCTGGTGGAGCGGGTGGTGCCGGTGCCGCCGCTGCGCGACCGCCCCGACGACGTACTCCCGCTGGCGGCGCACGCCGCCCGCCGGGCCCGCGGTCGCGACATCGACCTCACCCCGGCGGCCGCCCGGGCGCTGCGCTCGGCGCGCTGGCCGGGCAACGTCGCCCAGCTCGTCGCGGTGGTCGGGGAGGCCGCGCAGCGCACCGACCGGATCGACCTCCAGCACCTGCCGCCCTCGGTGATCAGCACCTCGGCGCACCGGCTGACCCGGATGGAGTCGGTCGAGCGTCAGGAGCTGGTGCGCGCGCTCAGCCGGCCCGGCGCCACCGTCACCCGCGCCGCCCAGGAGGTCGGGATGAGTCGGGCGACGATGTACCGCAAGATGGCGCAGTACGACCTCCGGCTGCCCGGCGGGGAGCGCCGCCGGGCCTGA